The proteins below come from a single Triticum aestivum cultivar Chinese Spring chromosome 5D, IWGSC CS RefSeq v2.1, whole genome shotgun sequence genomic window:
- the LOC123120187 gene encoding E3 ubiquitin-protein ligase EL5-like, with product MSRDSLLIGASMALLVVLSLFTFFCSNRRRVAQSSSQQGVVDIELGDGRCAAAAAGLDEAVMAACPTTVYSTSIQHHQAAATGERTAKEEERGCAVCLAEYADGDELRVLPGCAHVFHRRCVDQWLRRRPSCPLCRTSPQSTTSAC from the coding sequence ATGTCAAGGGACAGCCTTCTAATCGGCGCCTCCATGGCTCTGCTCGTCGTGCTTTCCCTCTTCACCTTTTTCTGCTCCAACCGACGGCGAGTGGCGCAGAGCTCGTCGCAGCAGGGCGTGGTCGAcatcgagctcggggacggcaggtgcgctgccgccgccgcggggCTCGACGAGGCCGTCATGGCCGCGTGCCCGACGACGGTGTACTCCACGTCGATCCAGCATCATCAGGCGGCGGCTACCGGTGAGCGGACGGCAAAGGAGGAGGAGCGCGGGTGCGCGGTGTGCCTGGCGGAGTACgcagacggcgacgagctgcgGGTGCTCCCCGGCTGCGCGCACGTGTTCCATCGGCGGTGCGTCGACCAGTGGCTCCGGCGGCGGCCCAGCTGCCCGCTGTGCCGCACGTCGCCGCAGAGCACCACCAGTGCATGCTAA
- the LOC123125249 gene encoding E3 ubiquitin-protein ligase Os03g0188200-like codes for MPGSTVLLIAASMAALLVISLFTFLCSNQRQAHRTPPSLSQRSVVDVELGHGCAAAGIDEAVLATYTTTVYSSAARRRDEGQMAAAEASADGDQPPDDTDTHTTCAVCLAEYADGDELWRLPGYKHAFHRLCVEE; via the exons ATGCCCGGCTCCACCGTGCTGCTGATCGCCGCCTCCATGGCCGCGCTCCTCGTTATCTCCCTCTTCACCTTCCTCTGCTCCAACCAGCGCCAGGCGCACCGCACGCCGCCGTCGCTCTCACAGCGGAGCGTCGTCGACGTTGAGCTCGGTCATGGGTGTGCGGCCGCAGGGATCGACGAGGCCGTCCTGGCCACGTACACGACCACGGTGTACTCCTCGGCGGCGAGGCGACGGGACGAAGGCCAGATGGCTGCTGCCGAAGCGTCGGCCGACGGTGACCAGCCGCCCGACGACACGGACACGCACACGACGTGCGCGGTGTGCCTGGCTGAGTAc gcagacggcgacgagctctgGCGGCTGCCCGGCTATAAGCACGCGTTCCACCGGCTGTGCGTCGAAGAGTGA
- the LOC123120189 gene encoding E3 ubiquitin-protein ligase Os03g0188200-like, with protein sequence MPGSTVMLISGSMAALLVISLFTFLCSNRRQAHRAPPSHSERCVVDVELGHGCGATGIDDAVLAAYTTTVYSSAAKRRGEDQMAVAEASADGDQPPDDTHTTCAVCLAEYADGDELRRLPGCKHAFHRLCVDEWLRRRPSCPLCRTSPPATRAPPAATTDDS encoded by the coding sequence ATGCCCGGCTCCACTGTGATGCTGATCTCCGGCTCCATGGCCGCGCTTCTCGTCATCTCCCTCTTCACCTTCCTCTGCTCCAACCGGCGCCAGGCGCACCGCGCGCCGCCGTCGCACTCAGAGCGGTGCGTCGTTGACGTCGAGCTCGGCCACGGGTGCGGGGCCACAGGGATCGACGACGCCGTCCTGGCCGCGTACACGACCACGGTGTACTCCTCCGCGGCGAAGCGACGGGGGGAAGACCAGATGGCTGTTGCCGAAGCGTCGGCCGACGGTGACCAGCCGCCCGACGACACGCACACGACGTGCGCGGTGTGCCTGGCGGAGTACGcggacggcgacgagctccgcCGGCTGCCCGGCTGCAAGCACGCGTTCCACCGGCTGTGTGTCGACGAGTGGCTCCGGCGGCGGCCGAGCTGCCCGCTCTGCCGCACATCGCCGCCCGCCACGCGCGCACCGCCTGCGGCCACCACCGATGACTCCTGA